The genomic DNA acggcacctcagtacctccaggctctgatcaggccctacacccaaacaagggcactgcgttcatccacctctggcctgctcgcctccctaccactgaggaagtacagctcccgctcagcccagtcaaaactgttcgctgctctggccccccaatggtggaacaaactccctcacgacgccaggacagcggagtcaatcaccaccttccggagacacctgaaaccccacctctttaaggaatacctaggataggataaatattccctctcaccccccccctttaagatttagatgcactattgtaaagtgactgttccactggatgtcataaggtgaatggaccaatttgtaagtcgctctggataagagcgtctgctaaatgacttaaatgtaaaatgtaaatgtttccctcgatcctgactagtctctcagtccctgccactgaaaaacatccccacagcatgatgctgccactgccATGCTTCACCggagggatgatgccaggtttcctccagacgtgatgcttggcattcaggccatagagttcaatcttgatttcatcagaccagataatcttgtttctcatggtaagagtcctttagatgccttttggcaaactccaaatggaAGTCTGGCCACTcgatcataaaggcctgattggtggagtgctgcagatggttatccttctggaaggttctcccatttccacagagggactctgtaggtctgtcagagtgaccattgtgttcttggtcacttccctgacctaAGTCCTTCTTCCccaattactcagtttggccgggcggctctaggaagagtcttggtggttccacacttcttccatttaagaatgatgaacgCCATTGTGTCCTTGGGGACCTTGAATggaccagatctgtgcctcgacattaTATAGACAGCCTTTcttaatcatgtccaatcaattgaatttaccacagatagaaacatatcaaggatgatcaatggaaacagcatgcacttgagctcaattttgagtcttaaagcaagaggtctgaatagttatgtaaataaggtatttcggtttttattttaatacatttgctaaaataaaaaataaaaatgttttctggggtattgtgtgtagattgatgaggatttctttttttatttaatccattttagaataatgctgtaacgtaattttggggggaaaaagtttaggggtctgaatactttctgaatgcactgtagatggGCATTCAGAACGTTCCATTTCAGACCAAACTGCAGGCTTCAGGTGACACCTTTTGGAAGACGTTTTTTTGCGTCAGTTCAGGACCGGCCTTGATTTCCAACAGACATTTGTTTTggtccggaccaaatctgaaccaatcatgtttggttcagattttgtccggtctggaccagccttgatttggcccaaacatagatGTCTATAAATGACTTATTCtcaactttcattcagaaccaaCAATGTGCATGATTTTAACATCTGGAAAATACACATTTTCATTCATCTGTCTTTTAGATGTCATTTTGCTTATGGGACTATTCTAGTTTTGCGGGGTTGGTATTTTTTGGTCTTGCCTATGGAGGCAGAATGGCAAGGCTCGGCCCTAGTTAAATAGTACAGAAATACATACCCATAATGCTGTCAGTGCTACTAATATTCCTATTCCCAGGCTGATTGCATTGCTCTCGACAGAGATCAGGATGGGAAGACATGGCTGAAAATGGACAATTAAGAGTTTGTCATTTTGTGTGAAAAACAAGAGTATACAGCTCTGTATTATATTAGAACTTAAACAAACATCGGTTTATTGTATCTATGAGTACTGTACAAGTCATCTCTATGGAGCCAACTAGCATTATGACATTCTAGTGGATACACAGCTGCCAGCAAAACATTTTGAGCAAAATTACGAGCAAAACAGTTTAGTTGCACCCTCTTGACAGCAGATACATTTAAAACATGGTGTAATTCTACGCATTTTAActtggggtgtagagaaaatgttgccgttttaaagcaagttcgctgcaattctacacattttgccatggggtgttgAGAAATGTATGCCGTTTTTAATGACATCATAGTGAGACTGAGGAACCACATGGGTTAGTAATTTGACCATGATAACGTTTAGTTAACTGTCTGCTAACCTAATTTAGCAATCTAAAAAATATTatctgacatgggctagttgatctgagGACCTTCAAAATggccgccagttgcccatccctggtgtaGTGGAATGACTTGTTTTTACCTTTTCATATACCAGAATGTGTTCATCCATTAATCCCTTGTGGTCATCATCCTCAGACATATTACTGTTGGGATAGTGAATAACAAATCTTGTCTTGTTACCAGGAGCAACCTGAAATAGAATGTGACATGGTTTAAACAGTGCTTTACTTTAGCTGCATGATTTATTACTAGGCTGCAGCATGGCATCCATTATGTGTCTGGTCCAAATGTGTTCTATGGTATTTGTTGGTCTTTTAGAGTATTGTCATGTACATCTTCCTCAGTTTATTTATGGTCGTCTTGTCACTGTCCTTATCGTctcttttttattttgttttaaaaaCACATTTGAAAGATAATAGAATAAAACATGTATTGCTCTTTACCAAAAGAcataacacatttatttaacagaCTGACACACTGAATCAGATCCtcctcatcacacacacaacaacagcaacaagtTAACTTATTTAACAGACTGACACAATGAAACCCATCCTCCtcatcacacaacaacaacatcatcatcaagtTAACTTATTTAACAGACTGACACAATGAATCAGATCCTCCTCATCACacacataacaacaacaacaagttaacttATTTAACAGACTGACACACTGAATCAGATCCTCCTCATCacacataacaacaacaacaacaacaacaacaacaacaacaacaacaacaacaagttaacttATTTCTCACAGCAGACTCACACATTTAAAGTCTGTTGAGTcctcatcagaacagagacaggagagggggatgtcTGTGCCCCAGTCTTGGTAGCCTTGTACGAGCCCACAGCATTTGAACTGAAAGTGAAGGAAACAGAACAACAGGCATTTTAAAAACAATTAGGCAAACAATTACCAAATATAGTTAAGGCCTGGAGAAACCTCCCTGGAGAAACCTCCATGGGGAAACCTCCCTGGAGAAACCTCCCTGGGGAAACCTCCCTGGAGAAACCTCCCTGGAGAAACCTCCCTGGAGAAACCTCCCTGGAGAAATCTCCCATGAAAGTGTTTTTAGTCCAGGCCTTGGTTTACATAATATGGAAAACCGTCCCTAAAGACACACATACATTGAATTGTCACTCTGGGAATTTGAATTGGCACATTGAATTGGCACATTGAATCGGCACATTGAATTGGCACATTGAATCGGCACATTGAATTGGCACAAGCAGAGACCATAAGAAGCATTAAATGAAGGTGACTTACGTTAGTCTGTATGTTGTATATCGTTTCTAGATCTTTTTGTTTCGCTCCACTCAGAGGCATCATCGCTAGATGTTCCTCTCTGGTTAACTCCTCCATCTTGAAATGAATCAAGTTAACATTCagtgttatagtcacagctgaaACCTATAATCAGCTTGGAAATTTGAAATGGACAGATATTGACATTGAATTATCAAGAATCAGATGCATTGCACCATCATACAATAACTTCTCAAATATCTTTTCACCAGAACAGCAAACAAACATTGTCTCAAGGTTGAATTAGAAAATGAAGATAtaaacaggtaactgccaaaacgAATGGAAACCCCTGAGTAAATGAGGGACACGGAGTATAttaaaagcaggtgcttccacacaggtgtggttcctgcaTTCATTAAGCAATTCATATCCCATCATGCTTTGGGTCATGTACAGTATGAAAAtgattttggctaccatggctactTCCCCATGGCtctggctcccgagtggtgcagcggtctaagggggatcactacagacccgggttcgatcccaggctgtatcataaccggccgtgatcgggagtcccattggcccagcgttgtctgggttaggggagggtttgaccagCGGGGCTTTacaagtaggccgtcattgtaaataagaatgtgttcttaactgacttgcctagttaaataaaagtaaaaaaaggttaaataaaggttaaaaaaggttcaataaaggttaaaaaaggtataaaaaaatattaaataaaggttaaaaaaggttaaataaaggttaaaaagaaTAAAAAAGGATGATATGCTGCCATCCAAAGGGTATGAGTACTGAacggtttgatgagcatgaaaacgatcgATGTAAAACCATATGCCATtgctgtctcagtcaccagatctcaacccaattgaacacttatgtgagattCTGAAGCAGctcctgagacagcgttttccatcgacaaaacaccaaatgatggaatttattGTGAAAGAATGGTCTCGCATCACTCCAATAGACTtctagacacttgtagaatctatgacaaggtgcattaaagctgttctggctcgtggtgccccaacgccctattaaaccactttatgttggtgttttccattattttggcagttacctgtgtgtgtaaatatatatatatatatagactactgtacctCGTGTTTGGAATGATATGCTTTCACGCACTCCACAAACAGGTATAGGCTGGCCAGTGACATACCTACAGaaaactacacacacatacaggggtTGTCAAGCAAAATCAATACTTAAGGTTAATTCAAACCTTATCCCGCTTTAAGGGAAACATGTCATGGGGAAAGTGTTGACTGGTTCCAGTTGAGTTGTATGGCATGCTATTACCTATCAGAAAGGAACAGTTTGCAGCAGAGAAGTCAAGTCAGTAGccagatcccagatctgtttgtgctgtctaacCAACTCCTATGATAATTAACCAAGACaaaccaacagatctgggatcaggctaacaCTTTGAGACAGGTCTAGGCAGGCTTACCAGAACCACAACCCATTTCTTCTCCTTCCGAGCGCCATAGACCCCAAATATTGACAGGACCAGGGTTGCTGCTTCTAGGACATACAGAACTACTATCCCAGGCAGAATCTCCTCTATCTGTGAGTAGGAAGACAAGCCAGACTAATGAATGATATGGCAACTGTGGGTTTAGAATCATAATATTACAATGATACTGCTGGAttctagcctggtctcagatctgtttatgctgtatagccaactcctatggttGTTGTCATGCTAAACACTGTAGGAGTTggaaagacagcacaaacagatctgggaccaggctagatggACACAGCATTATTATAATGAAATCAATATGATATAATTAGTCAATGTAATAGGAGCTATAAAAATAACAATTACTTCTTCTGATTGGTGGAAGTACCCATGTCCAAATAACGTGATGGCCAGCAAGAGGGTGCTGATGATCTGAAGAGAATACAACACATGATACAATCATTACAATGTACAGGGTATTATAGTGAGAATTCTACTGATAATGCACAGTAAAGGTTGATAC from Oncorhynchus gorbuscha isolate QuinsamMale2020 ecotype Even-year unplaced genomic scaffold, OgorEven_v1.0 Un_scaffold_1060, whole genome shotgun sequence includes the following:
- the LOC124021135 gene encoding tetraspanin-8-like, whose amino-acid sequence is MGRILICVKRTFIFVCVLICIISTLLLAITLFGHGYFHQSEEIEEILPGIVVLYVLEAATLVLSIFGVYGARKEKKWVVVLFSVGMSLASLYLFVECVKAYHSKHEMEELTREEHLAMMPLSGAKQKDLETIYNIQTNFKCCGLVQGYQDWGTDIPLSCLCSDEDSTDFKCVAPGNKTRFVIHYPNSNMSEDDDHKGLMDEHILVYEKPCLPILISVESNAISLGIGILVALTALWDVGVVLAITILCQMRRKVDVPPVIFTSQPPQYRELCDTAESV